A region of the Azospirillum sp. B510 genome:
ACGCTGCGCCAGCCATGGGCCGGGATGATCCAGGCGGCCAGGAAACCGCCGAGCGCCGCCCCGACCGGGAAGCCGCAAAAGACCAGATTGGTGGTCAGCGACCGGCAGCGCGCCGGGCAATATTCGCTGACCAGAGTCAGGGCGGTCGGCATCGCCGCCCCCAGCGCGATGCCGGTGACGAAGCGCCAGACGACCAGCGTGCTCAGATCGCCGGCGAAGGCGGAGGCCAGACAGGCCGCGCCCATCACCAGGACGGCCGCGATCAGCACCGGCCGCCGGCCGATACGGTCGCTCAAGGGGCCGGCGCTGAGCGATCCGAACACCAGCCCGAAGAGGGCGGCGCTCAGCACCGGGGCGAGATCGGGACGCTGCAATCCCCATTCGGTCAGCAGCGACGGGGCGATATAGGCGATGGCCGCCGTGTCGTAACCGTCGAGCAGGACGATCAGCAGGCACAGCACGACGATGCCGATCTGGCGGCGGGAAAACGGATGGGCGTTCAAAAAGCCTTGGACGTCGATGCTGCGTTCCGGGGGCATGGCTGTCCTCTCCCTTCCATCGCGATCATCGCTTTCGGACATGACGTGGACGATACCGGCCGTCAGGCGGCCGGTTCGCTCCGGTACTGGTCGCGCAGCAGGTTCTTGCGCAGCTTGCCCGACGCGGTGCGCGGCAGTTCGTCGGCGATGACGATACGCTTGGGCGTCTTGAAACGGGCCAGACGGCTGCGGCAATGATCGACGATGTCCTGCTCCGTCACCGTGCAGCCGGCGCGCGGCACGACGAAGGCGCAGCCGACCTCGCCCCATTGAAGGTCGGCGATCCCGATCACGCAGGCCTCGGCCACCGTGTCCAGCTCCAGCAGGACCGCCTCGATTTCCGCCGGATAGACGTTCTCGCCGCCGGAGATGAACATGTCCTTCTTGCGGTCGACGATGTAATAGAAGCCATCGGCGTCGCGGCGCGCCGTGTCGCCGGTATGGAACCAGCCCTCGGCATCGGTGGAAGCCGGACGGTTCCAGTAGCCGGGCGAGAGGTTCGGGCCGCGCACCAGGATCTCGCCGACCTCGCCCTCGCCGACCTCGTCGCCGGCATCGTCGACCAGCCGCAGCCGCACCGAGGCCGGCGGCAGTCCGGCCGATCCGGCCTTGGCCGCGATGCGCGGCAGGTCGTCCGGCGGCATGCCGAGGACGGTCCCGCCCTCGCTGCTGCCATAGCCGTCGGCCATCGGCACGCCGTCATCGACGAAACGGCGGACCATGGCCGGCGGGTTGGGCGCGCCGCCGGTGCCGAAGAAGACCATCCGCGCCAGCTTCGCCGGATCATAGCCCGGCTGCTGGCGCAGGGTCTGCGCCATCTGCGGCACGCACATGTAATGCGTCACCCCCAGCGCCGGGTCGGACAGCCGCTCCAGCGTCCGCACCGGATCGAAGCCGGGGGACATCAGCAGCGTGCCGCCCTGCAACAGGGTGGTGCGGGTGATTGTGACGATGCCGATCACATGGAACAGCGGCATGTCGCACAGGAAGACGCTGCGGCGGTCCACCCGGTTCAGCAGGGCGAAGTTGGTCGCGGTGAAGAAGGCGGTCTGTTCGGTGTGGATGGCGCCCTTCGGCTGACCCGAGGTGCCGGAGGTGTAGATGATGATCGACGGCGTTCCGGCGTCGCGCGGCGGCAGGCCGGTAACCGGCTCCGTCTCCTCCCGGCCGCGGCGGACCTCGGCAGTGGCGGCCAGCGGCAGGTCCGGCAGAGTATCGCGCAGAGTCTGGCCGACGCTTTCCGCCGTCCTGGCGAACTCGTCGTCATGGACCAGCAGCGACGGGGTGGAGTCGGCCACCAGCCCCGCCAGTTCCGGCGCGGTCAGCCGCCAGTTCAGCGGCACGAACACCGCGCCGGCCCGCACGCAGGCGAAGGCGGCGATCATCTGGTCGATGCCGTTGCGGCCGAGCCAGGCGACGCGCCGCCCGCCGGCACCCTGCCGCGTCCGCAAGTCCAGCCGCCGGATCAGCCAGGAGGCGCAGCGGTCGATCCGCTGGTGCAGCGCCTGATAGGTCAAACGCTCGCCGGTGGCGAGATCGATGCAGGCCATGGCGTCCGGCTGCACCGCGGCCTGATAGGCCACGGGGTCGGGTGCTTCCCATCGCAGGCCAGCACCGCTCCCGTCGCCTCCGGGAATCCCGGAGTCGGTCACAGTCATTCCCACCCTCCCATTTGCGGCCGCGCCGGTCCCGCCTTTTGTCTTTTGGCATGGATCACCGGCGCGGCCCTTGCTCCAACCGACGCTGTGGCCGGGCTGCCGGTCCTCAGCGCTTGTAGGCGCCGAGCCCCGGACGGTAGGTCTTGTCGTCGATGAACTGCTTGATGCCCTGCTTGCGGCCTTCCGACTTGTCGAGATAGTTCAGCGATTCCTGGCGGACCACCAGATAATCCTCGGCGGCGTCGAACGGCATCTCGACCACGCGCTTGAAGGCGTCCTTGGCCGCCTTCAGGGTCTGCGGGTTCTTCTCCAGCAGATTGTCGGCGATGGCACGGACCTTGGCCCGCAGTTCGGCGTGCGGAACCGAGAAATTGACCAGCTTCATCTCCGCCGCCTTGCGGCCGTCGAAGGTCTCGCCGGTCAGGATGTAATACATCGCCTCGCGCTGGCTCATCAGGTCGGCGACCACCTTGGTGACGTTGCCGCCGGGGATGATGCCCCAGTTGATCTCCGACAGGCCGAACTGCGCCTCGTCGGCGGCGACCGCCAGATCGCAGGCGAACAGCGGCGAGAAGGCGCCGCCGAAGCACCAGCCGTTGACCATGGCGATCGACGGCTTCTCGAACCAGCGCAGGCGGCGCCACCAGCCATAGGAGTCGCGCTGGGCGCGGCGGGTCGCCATGTGGCCCTTGGCCTCGGTCTCGCGGAAATACTCCTTCAGGTCCATGCCAGCCGAGAAGGACTCGCCGGCGCCGGTCAGCACCAGCACCTGGCAGCGGTCATCGACCTCCAGATCGTCGAGCACGCCGTGCATGCGGGCGTTCAGCGCCGGGTTCATCGCGTTGCGCTTGTCCGGCCGGTTCAGCGTGACCCAGGCGACGCCATTGTCGAGTTCGACGGTGACCACATCCTCGGCGGTGCCCGTCCGGGCGGCGGCTTGCTGCTGCGTCATGGACTCTATCCTTTTGATCGAAGTCGGTATTTTTGATGGGGACGCCGGAGGGCGGCGCCAAAGGGGGATGTCAGATCGGGAAATGGCCGGGCAGGGTCTCGACCGTGATCCAGCGCAGTTCGGTGAAGGCGTCGATGCCGGCCTTGCCGCCAAAGCGGCCATAGCCGCTGGCCTTGACGCCGCCGAAGGGCATCTGCGCCTCGTCATGCACGGTCGGGCCGTTGACATGGCAGATGCCGGAGCGGATACGGCGGGCGACACGCAGGCCCCGCGCCGTATCGCGGGTGAAGACGGCGGCCGACAGGCCATATTCGGTGTCGTTGGCGATGGCCACCGCCTGCTCCTCGCCCTCGACACGGACGATGGTGACCACCGGGCCGAAGGATTCCTCGGCATAGATCCGCATGTCGGGCGTGACGCGGTCGAGGATGGCGGCGGGCAGCAGCGTGCCGTCGGGCGCGCCGTTGCGGTGGAGCACCGCGCCCTTGGCGACGGCGTCGTCGATCAGCGCCTGCACATGCCGGGCGGCACCGCGATCCACCACCGAGCCGAGCGGCGTCCGCCCCTCGCGCGGGTCGCCGGCCACCAGCGTGGCGGCCTTGGCGACGAACTTCTCCAGGAAGGCGTCGGCGACCTTGGCATCGAGCACGATGCGCTCGGTCGACATGCAGATCTGGCCCTGGTTGAAGAAGGCGCCGAAGGCGGCGGCCTTCACCGCCTCGTCCAGGTCGGCATCGTCCAGCACCAGGAAGGGCGCCTTGCCGCCCAGCTCCAGCAGCACCGGCTTCAGTTGCGCCGCCGCGCGCTGGGCGATCAGCCGGCCGACACGGGTCGATCCGGTGAAGTTGATGCGGGCAACCGCCGGATGGTCGATCAGGGCGTTGACCACCTCCGCCGCGTCCTCCGGCGCGTTGGTGACGACATTGACCACCCCGTCGGGCAGGCCCGCCTCCTGGAAGGACTGGCCGATCAGCGCATGGGTGCGCGGGCAGAGCTCCGACGCCTTCAGCACCACGGAATTGCCGCAGGCGATGGCGGTGGCGATGGCGCGCACGCCAAGGATGACCGGGGCGTTCCACGGCGCGATGCCGAGCACGACGCCGACCGGCTGGCGCACCGCCATGGCGAGGCAACCGGGCTTGTCGGACGGGATCACCTCGCCGGCGATCTGGGTGGTGAGCGACGCCGCCTCCCGGATCATCGAGGAGGCCAGCATCACGTTGAAGCGGGCCCAGCCCTCCGTCGCCCCGGTCTCCGCCGCCATCGCCGCGACGAAATCGTCGGCACGGGCGGCCAGCGCGTCGGCGGCCTTCAGCAGCAGGGCGCGGCGGGTGTTGGGGCCGGTCTCAGACCAGCCGGCGAAGGCGGCCTCGGCCGCTTCGGCGGCGGCGGCGGCATCGACCGCCAGGCCGGCGGCGGCGGAGGTCGCCACGTCGCCGGTGATCGGGTTGCGGCGTTCGAACCGCCGTCCGCCGCTGGCGGCAACCGTGCGTCCGCCGATCAGCAGGTCGGTCGACGCGGCAACAGACACATGTTCCATCGAAGTCTCCACTCCACCCCGCCGCCTTCGGCAGCTTATGAACCCTGAAGTCAATTGTTATTTATCATAACAATTATAGGCGGGTCAACGCGAATTGCGGGGGTGCCGAACACTCTTCCCTCCTGGGGGGAAGCAGGATGCCCCTGCGCCCGCCGCGCGGCGTTGCCGCCGGTGATCGCTTCGGTCAAGAATGCGCGGCTTGGAGCTGGGTCGAACGAAGGGAAAGCCTTGATGACCGCCGAACCGATGACGGGACCGCGCATCGCCCTCATCCATGCGCTGGAGGAATCGGTCGCCCCGGCGCGGGCCGCCTTCCGGGCGCATTGGCCCGAGGCGCGGATTTTCGATCTGCTCGACACGTCGCTGTCGGCCGATC
Encoded here:
- a CDS encoding AMP-binding protein; the protein is MTVTDSGIPGGDGSGAGLRWEAPDPVAYQAAVQPDAMACIDLATGERLTYQALHQRIDRCASWLIRRLDLRTRQGAGGRRVAWLGRNGIDQMIAAFACVRAGAVFVPLNWRLTAPELAGLVADSTPSLLVHDDEFARTAESVGQTLRDTLPDLPLAATAEVRRGREETEPVTGLPPRDAGTPSIIIYTSGTSGQPKGAIHTEQTAFFTATNFALLNRVDRRSVFLCDMPLFHVIGIVTITRTTLLQGGTLLMSPGFDPVRTLERLSDPALGVTHYMCVPQMAQTLRQQPGYDPAKLARMVFFGTGGAPNPPAMVRRFVDDGVPMADGYGSSEGGTVLGMPPDDLPRIAAKAGSAGLPPASVRLRLVDDAGDEVGEGEVGEILVRGPNLSPGYWNRPASTDAEGWFHTGDTARRDADGFYYIVDRKKDMFISGGENVYPAEIEAVLLELDTVAEACVIGIADLQWGEVGCAFVVPRAGCTVTEQDIVDHCRSRLARFKTPKRIVIADELPRTASGKLRKNLLRDQYRSEPAA
- a CDS encoding aldehyde dehydrogenase — encoded protein: MEHVSVAASTDLLIGGRTVAASGGRRFERRNPITGDVATSAAAGLAVDAAAAAEAAEAAFAGWSETGPNTRRALLLKAADALAARADDFVAAMAAETGATEGWARFNVMLASSMIREAASLTTQIAGEVIPSDKPGCLAMAVRQPVGVVLGIAPWNAPVILGVRAIATAIACGNSVVLKASELCPRTHALIGQSFQEAGLPDGVVNVVTNAPEDAAEVVNALIDHPAVARINFTGSTRVGRLIAQRAAAQLKPVLLELGGKAPFLVLDDADLDEAVKAAAFGAFFNQGQICMSTERIVLDAKVADAFLEKFVAKAATLVAGDPREGRTPLGSVVDRGAARHVQALIDDAVAKGAVLHRNGAPDGTLLPAAILDRVTPDMRIYAEESFGPVVTIVRVEGEEQAVAIANDTEYGLSAAVFTRDTARGLRVARRIRSGICHVNGPTVHDEAQMPFGGVKASGYGRFGGKAGIDAFTELRWITVETLPGHFPI
- a CDS encoding p-hydroxycinnamoyl CoA hydratase/lyase codes for the protein MTQQQAAARTGTAEDVVTVELDNGVAWVTLNRPDKRNAMNPALNARMHGVLDDLEVDDRCQVLVLTGAGESFSAGMDLKEYFRETEAKGHMATRRAQRDSYGWWRRLRWFEKPSIAMVNGWCFGGAFSPLFACDLAVAADEAQFGLSEINWGIIPGGNVTKVVADLMSQREAMYYILTGETFDGRKAAEMKLVNFSVPHAELRAKVRAIADNLLEKNPQTLKAAKDAFKRVVEMPFDAAEDYLVVRQESLNYLDKSEGRKQGIKQFIDDKTYRPGLGAYKR